In one Juglans regia cultivar Chandler chromosome 11, Walnut 2.0, whole genome shotgun sequence genomic region, the following are encoded:
- the LOC109009625 gene encoding serine/threonine protein phosphatase 2A 57 kDa regulatory subunit B' kappa isoform-like, whose translation MLKQILSKLPRNKSSSKSDSPRSNSARTPRSNGGTSSPSSASVRSNNATKRTAVFPASVVAGIEPLVPFGDVPNAEKMNLFVSKVSLCCVTFDFTDPSKNSVEKDLKRQTLIELVDFVASGSTRFTESAIFAMCRMCAANLFRVFPPNYRSNLTGGENDDDEPMFDPAWPHLHLVYDLLLRFITSSCLDSKVAKKYIDHSFILRLLELLDSEDPRERECLKTILHRVYGKFMTHRPFIRKAINNVFYRFVFETERHNGIPELLEIFGSIISGFALPLKEEHKIFIRRVLVPLHKPKYAGLYFHQLSYCVTQFIEKDPKLTSMVLRGLLKYWPVSNSQKEVMFLGEIEEILEAINMVEFQRVMVPLFWRIGCCISSFHFQVAERALFLWNNDHIVNLIAHNRIVILPVVFPALERNAQTHWNQAVLNLSSNVRKMFMEMDEELFASCHAHFKEQEAKLSLEAEKRKEAWERLEKKASIQPITGNAAVLVAPLATSIAC comes from the exons ATGTTGAAGCAAATTCTCAGTAAACTCCCACGGAACAAGTCATCGTCGAAATCCGACTCTCCCCGGTCCAACTCGGCTCGTACTCCGCGATCCAACGGCGGGACTTCGTCCCCCTCATCCGCGTCGGTCAGATCCAACAACGCGACGAAACGCACGGCGGTGTTCCCAGCCAGCGTTGTGGCCGGTATCGAGCCCCTGGTGCCCTTCGGGGACGTGCCCAACGCCGAGAAGATGAACCTCTTCGTGAGCAAGGTCAGCCTTTGCTGCGTCACCTTTGATTTCACCGACCCGTCGAAGAACTCGGTCGAGAAGGACTTGAAGAGACAGACCCTGATCGAGCTCGTCGACTTCGTGGCATCCGGGTCGACCCGGTTCACAGAGTCCGCCATCTTCGCCATGTGTAGAATGTGCGCCGCCAACCTCTTCAGGGTTTTTCCGCCCAATTACCGATCCAACTTGACCGGCGGCGAGAACGACGACGACGAGCCGATGTTCGACCCTGCCTGGCCGCATTTGCATTTGGTGTACGATTTACTGCTTAGATTCATCACCTCCTCGTGCCTCGACAGCAAGGTAGCGAAGAAGTACATAGACCATTCATTTATACTGAGGTTGCTCGAGCTCCTTGATTCCGAGGATCCCAGAGAAAGGGAGTGCCTGAAAACCATTCTGCATAGGGTTTATGGGAAATTCATGACTCATAGACCTTTCATTCGAAAGGCTATCAACAACGTGTTTTATAGATTTGTGTTTGAGACCGAGAGACACAATGGGATTCCCGAGTTGTTAGAGATTTTTGGGAGCATAATTAGTGGGTTTGCTTTGCCTTTGAAAGAGGAGCATAAGATATTTATACGGAGGGTGTTGGTTCCGCTGCACAAGCCGAAGTACGCGGGGCTTTACTTTCATCAATTGTCCTACTGCGTCACTCAGTTTATAGAGAAGGACCCCAAGTTGACGAGTATGGTGCTAAGGGGATTGTTGAAGTACTGGCCGGTGTCGAACAGTCAGAAGGAGGTGATGTTTTTGGGTGAGATAGAGGAGATTTTGGAAGCAATCAACATGGTGGAATTCCAGAGAGTCATGGTGCCGTTGTTCTGGCGGATTGGATGCTGCATTAGCAGTTTCCACTTCCAG GTCGCGGAAAGGGCCCTTTTCTTGTGGAACAATGATCACATTGTCAACTTGATTGCACATAACCGGATTGTGATTCTTCCTGTGGTATTTCCAGCCTTAGAGAGGAATGCCCAGACCCACTGGAACCAAGCAGTGCTCAACTTAAGTTCAAATGTTAGAAAGATGTTCATGGAGATGGACGAGGAGCTTTTTGCCTCCTGTCATGCTCACTTTAAGGAGCAAGAAGCAAAGCTAAGCTTGGAAGCTGAAAAGCGGAAGGAAGCATGGGAGCGACTTGAGAAAAAAGCCAGTATCCAGCCAATAACCGGAAATGCTGCTGTTCTGGTAGCTCCTTTGGCAACCTCAATTGCCTGTTAA